In one window of Nodosilinea sp. PGN35 DNA:
- a CDS encoding SulP family inorganic anion transporter, with product MTVSMPLVNPIGLRHWRGDLFGGVTAAIVALPLALAFGVASGAGAIAGLYGAIFTGFFAALFGGTPTQVSGPTGPMTVVITTVIAALVARYPDTGLAMAFTVVMLGGVLQILFGLMRLGQYITLLPYTVISGFMSGIGVIIVLLQLPPLLGHAATGGVIDTLQDLPGFVSQPNWVALGLGLLTLAIVFAIPRRLNRILPAPLVALVGATVVSVVVFGQADLPRIGEIPSGLPTLRLPTFSLRELDDMLRYGIMLAVLGAIDSLLTSLVADSISQTQHDSDKELIGQGIANVISGLFGGLPGAGATMRTVVNVQAGGRTPLSGLVHALVLLLVLLGAGPLTAQIPNAVLAGLLLKVGIDILDWGFIKRAPKISIKGTGIMYLVLFLTVFIDLITAVLVGAFVANMLTIKRLSDVQSSRIKTITEDTEDSNLTAAEQAILTRSQGDILLFQLGGPMSFGAAKSISRRLSFVRDYKALVLDLGEVPTIGVTAALAIESIVQDSIQRDRTVWIVVKPGQVKSRLQTLDLQRFVKQRKRTEGTTPPAIHLVENRYQALEAALTLIQPEVVV from the coding sequence ATGACTGTGTCAATGCCGTTGGTTAACCCGATTGGCCTGCGTCACTGGCGGGGAGATCTTTTTGGTGGGGTGACGGCGGCCATTGTGGCGCTGCCCCTGGCGCTGGCCTTTGGGGTAGCCTCGGGGGCAGGGGCGATCGCGGGTCTCTACGGGGCCATCTTTACCGGCTTTTTTGCGGCACTGTTTGGCGGGACTCCCACCCAGGTGTCTGGCCCCACTGGCCCCATGACTGTGGTAATTACGACCGTGATTGCCGCACTGGTAGCCCGCTACCCCGACACTGGTCTGGCTATGGCCTTTACGGTGGTGATGCTCGGCGGCGTGCTACAAATTTTGTTTGGCCTCATGCGTCTGGGGCAGTACATCACCCTGCTGCCCTACACAGTGATTTCGGGCTTTATGTCGGGCATTGGGGTAATCATAGTGCTGCTGCAGCTGCCGCCGCTGCTGGGCCATGCGGCCACGGGCGGGGTAATTGACACTCTGCAAGATCTGCCCGGCTTTGTGAGTCAGCCCAACTGGGTGGCCCTGGGATTGGGGCTATTGACCCTGGCGATTGTGTTTGCCATCCCGCGCCGTTTGAACCGCATTCTGCCCGCCCCCCTGGTGGCTCTAGTGGGGGCTACGGTGGTGTCGGTGGTGGTGTTTGGCCAGGCCGATCTGCCGCGGATTGGGGAAATTCCGTCGGGGCTGCCCACCCTGCGGCTGCCCACCTTCAGCCTGCGCGAGCTAGACGACATGCTGCGCTACGGCATTATGCTAGCGGTGCTGGGGGCGATCGACTCGCTGCTGACCTCGCTGGTGGCCGACAGCATCTCTCAAACCCAGCACGACTCTGACAAGGAGCTGATTGGCCAGGGTATTGCCAATGTGATCTCGGGGCTGTTTGGCGGGCTGCCGGGGGCCGGGGCCACCATGCGCACGGTGGTGAACGTGCAGGCCGGGGGCCGGACGCCGCTGTCGGGTCTTGTGCACGCTCTGGTGCTGCTGCTGGTGCTGCTGGGGGCGGGGCCGCTGACGGCGCAGATTCCGAACGCGGTGCTGGCAGGGCTTTTGCTCAAGGTAGGGATTGACATTCTGGACTGGGGCTTTATCAAACGCGCCCCCAAGATTTCGATCAAGGGCACCGGCATTATGTATCTGGTGCTGTTTTTGACGGTGTTTATCGACTTGATTACGGCGGTGCTGGTGGGGGCCTTTGTGGCCAACATGCTGACGATCAAGCGGCTGAGCGATGTGCAGAGTTCGCGAATTAAAACCATCACCGAAGACACTGAGGACAGTAACCTGACCGCCGCCGAGCAGGCCATTCTCACCCGCTCCCAGGGCGATATTCTGCTGTTTCAGCTGGGCGGGCCGATGAGCTTTGGGGCGGCCAAGAGCATTTCGCGCCGACTGTCGTTTGTCAGGGATTACAAGGCCCTGGTGCTGGACCTGGGCGAGGTGCCGACCATCGGCGTGACGGCGGCGCTGGCGATCGAGTCGATTGTGCAGGACTCGATTCAGCGCGATCGCACGGTGTGGATCGTGGTCAAGCCGGGCCAGGTCAAGAGCCGCCTCCAAACCCTCGATCTACAGCGCTTTGTCAAGCAGCGCAAACGCACCGAAGGCACCACTCCCCCAGCGATTCACCTGGTCGAAAATCGCTACCAGGCGTTAGAAGCAGCCCTGACGCTGATTCAACCTGAGGTGGTGGTTTAG
- a CDS encoding histone deacetylase: MHHALTLTDFAVIYSPAFLTHDTGHFHPENAGRLTAIVTALEQAPWATHLDWREPTPVKQRPDLDTLITQIHNPRYVTALREIAHTGGGHIDGDTVVSEASYAVARLAVSAWLDGVDYVLETGHSAFVLARPPGHHAVRDRGMGFCLFSNAAIAAHYALAKSSIDRVAILDWDVHHGNGTQALVEDNAAIAYCSLHQLPAYPGTGQASETGLHGNVLNLPMPPGSASADYQGQFEQRVMPFLKAFSPDLLIVSAGYDATAADPLAQINLSPQDYGTFTRQCLTVTDNILFGLEGGYDYDALSQSVLATIAARLGV; encoded by the coding sequence GTGCACCACGCTCTCACCCTGACCGATTTTGCCGTCATCTATTCCCCCGCGTTTTTGACCCACGATACGGGCCATTTTCACCCCGAAAATGCGGGGCGGCTGACGGCGATTGTGACGGCCCTAGAGCAGGCCCCCTGGGCCACTCACCTGGACTGGCGCGAACCCACCCCGGTCAAGCAGCGACCCGATTTGGATACCCTGATTACCCAGATCCACAACCCCCGCTACGTCACGGCCCTGCGGGAGATCGCCCACACGGGCGGCGGCCATATCGACGGCGACACGGTGGTGTCTGAGGCCAGCTACGCCGTGGCGCGGCTGGCGGTCAGCGCCTGGCTGGATGGCGTTGACTACGTTCTAGAAACCGGACATTCGGCCTTTGTGCTGGCCCGGCCGCCGGGGCACCACGCGGTGCGCGATCGCGGCATGGGCTTTTGTTTATTTTCGAATGCGGCGATCGCCGCCCACTACGCCCTGGCAAAATCCAGCATTGACCGCGTCGCCATTCTCGACTGGGATGTGCACCACGGCAACGGCACCCAGGCTTTAGTGGAGGATAATGCTGCGATCGCCTACTGCTCCCTGCACCAGCTGCCTGCCTACCCCGGCACCGGCCAGGCCAGCGAAACCGGCTTGCACGGTAACGTGCTGAACCTACCGATGCCCCCCGGCAGCGCCAGCGCCGACTACCAGGGGCAGTTCGAGCAGCGGGTGATGCCCTTTCTCAAAGCGTTTTCCCCCGATTTACTCATCGTCAGTGCCGGGTACGACGCCACCGCCGCCGATCCCCTGGCCCAGATCAACCTCTCCCCCCAGGACTACGGCACCTTCACCCGGCAGTGCCTCACCGTCACCGACAACATTTTGTTTGGCCTCGAAGGCGGCTACGACTACGACGCCCTCAGCCAGTCGGTACTGGCCACGATCGCCGCCCGGCTGGGAGTATAA
- the gyrA gene encoding DNA gyrase subunit A has translation MATPEERIVPTDLRAEMQSSYLEYAMSVIVGRALPDARDGLKPVHRRILYAMHELGLAADRPFRKCARVVGEVLGKYHPHGDTAVYDALVRMAQDFSMRSPLINGHGNFGSIDNDPPAAMRYTECRLQSLTSDSLLQDIESETVDFADNFDGSQQEPVVMPSRLPQLLLNGSSGIAVGMATNIPPHNPGELIDGVIALINNPDITTAELMEIIPGPDFPTGGQILGRNGIRDAYLTGRGSVTMRGVATMETIEHRGRPDREAIIITELPYQTNKAGMIERIAEMVNERRLEGISDIRDESDRDGMRIVIELKRDAYPRVVLNNLYKQTPLQNNFGVNMLALVNGEPQLLGLKRMLEVFLEFREETIVRRTRYELRKAEERDHLLQGYLIALDNLDAIIALIRGAADTPTAKQELMDTYSLSELQADAILQMQLRRLTALEADKIQQEHEELVAKITDLQDILARRERILDIITTELGELKAKHDDPRRTVIEMDDAELTDISLIANEQVVILVTDQGYIKRMPVATFEAQSRATRGKAGAKMKEDDGVQHFITCYTHDYLLFFSDRGVTYALRAYQIAEGSRASRGMPLVQMLPIPKEEAITSVLAVREFTDEDYLVMLTQGGFVKKTALSAFSNIRTNGLIAISLEEGDHLKWVRLARTTDSILIGSRRGMTIHFKADDDQLRPLGRPTRGVRAMALRDGDELISMDILPSQVVEAVQAAASDDDDETTGNEGGPWVLVITASGLGKRVPVAKFRLQNRAGMGLMAIKFRKRDDALAALLVVGDGDELMLVTNRGIIIRQRVNDISIQSRPATGVRLQRLDGEDAIAAVAVVPPALQVEGLDDAPDDRTVVDVIAVDPELATDGSAEEE, from the coding sequence ATGGCGACCCCAGAAGAGCGCATCGTCCCAACCGATCTGCGCGCCGAAATGCAAAGCTCCTACCTGGAATACGCCATGAGCGTGATTGTGGGTCGAGCGCTGCCAGACGCCAGGGACGGGCTCAAGCCAGTGCATCGCCGCATTCTCTACGCTATGCACGAGCTGGGGTTAGCCGCCGATCGCCCCTTCCGCAAATGCGCCCGCGTGGTGGGGGAGGTGCTGGGTAAGTATCACCCCCACGGCGACACGGCGGTGTACGACGCCCTGGTGCGCATGGCCCAGGACTTCTCGATGCGATCGCCTTTGATCAACGGCCACGGCAACTTCGGCTCCATCGACAACGACCCCCCAGCGGCGATGCGATACACCGAGTGTCGCCTGCAATCGCTGACCAGCGACTCGCTGCTGCAAGACATCGAGTCTGAAACGGTCGATTTTGCCGACAACTTCGACGGCTCCCAGCAGGAGCCCGTGGTGATGCCCTCCCGGCTGCCCCAGCTGCTGCTCAACGGCTCCTCAGGCATTGCCGTGGGTATGGCCACCAACATTCCCCCCCACAACCCCGGTGAGCTGATCGACGGCGTGATCGCGCTGATCAACAATCCCGACATCACCACCGCCGAGCTGATGGAGATCATCCCCGGCCCCGACTTCCCTACCGGGGGGCAAATTTTGGGCCGCAACGGCATTCGCGATGCCTACCTGACCGGGCGCGGCTCCGTCACCATGCGCGGCGTCGCCACCATGGAAACCATCGAGCACCGGGGTCGGCCCGATCGCGAGGCCATCATCATCACCGAGCTGCCCTACCAGACCAACAAGGCGGGCATGATCGAGCGGATCGCCGAGATGGTCAACGAGCGCCGCCTGGAGGGCATCTCGGATATTCGCGATGAGAGCGATCGCGACGGCATGCGCATCGTCATCGAGCTGAAGCGCGACGCCTACCCCCGCGTGGTGCTCAACAACCTCTACAAGCAGACGCCCCTGCAAAACAACTTCGGCGTCAACATGCTGGCCCTGGTCAACGGCGAACCCCAGCTGCTCGGCCTCAAGCGCATGCTGGAGGTGTTTCTAGAATTCCGCGAAGAGACCATTGTTCGCCGCACCCGCTACGAGCTGCGTAAAGCCGAGGAGCGTGACCACCTGCTCCAGGGCTACCTGATCGCCCTGGACAATTTGGATGCCATTATTGCCCTGATTCGCGGCGCGGCAGACACCCCGACCGCCAAGCAGGAGCTGATGGATACCTATAGCCTCTCCGAGCTACAGGCCGACGCCATTCTGCAAATGCAGCTGCGCCGCCTCACCGCCCTGGAGGCCGACAAGATCCAGCAGGAGCACGAGGAACTGGTCGCCAAGATCACCGACCTGCAAGATATTCTGGCCCGCCGCGAGCGCATTCTCGACATCATCACCACCGAGCTGGGCGAACTCAAGGCCAAGCACGACGACCCCCGCCGCACCGTGATCGAAATGGACGATGCGGAACTCACCGACATTTCGCTGATCGCCAACGAGCAGGTGGTCATTCTGGTCACCGACCAGGGCTACATCAAGCGCATGCCCGTGGCCACCTTTGAGGCCCAGAGCCGCGCCACCCGAGGTAAGGCCGGGGCCAAAATGAAGGAAGACGACGGCGTGCAGCACTTCATCACCTGCTACACCCACGACTACCTGCTGTTCTTTAGCGATCGCGGCGTCACCTACGCCCTGCGGGCCTACCAGATCGCCGAGGGCTCGCGCGCCTCGCGGGGCATGCCCCTCGTGCAAATGCTGCCCATCCCCAAGGAAGAAGCCATTACTTCAGTGCTGGCGGTGCGCGAGTTCACCGACGAAGACTACCTGGTGATGCTGACCCAGGGCGGCTTTGTGAAGAAGACGGCCCTGTCGGCCTTCAGCAACATTCGCACTAACGGTCTGATCGCCATCTCCCTCGAAGAGGGCGACCACCTCAAGTGGGTGCGCCTGGCCCGCACCACCGACAGCATTTTGATCGGCTCGCGGCGGGGCATGACCATTCACTTTAAGGCCGATGACGACCAGCTGCGGCCCCTGGGGCGGCCCACTCGCGGCGTGCGGGCTATGGCCCTGCGCGATGGCGACGAGCTGATCAGCATGGACATTTTACCCAGCCAGGTGGTGGAGGCGGTACAGGCTGCCGCCAGCGACGATGACGACGAAACCACTGGCAACGAGGGCGGCCCCTGGGTGCTGGTGATTACCGCATCGGGCCTGGGCAAGCGGGTGCCGGTGGCCAAATTCCGCCTGCAAAATCGGGCTGGGATGGGGCTGATGGCGATCAAGTTCCGCAAGCGCGACGATGCCCTGGCCGCCCTGCTGGTGGTGGGCGACGGCGACGAGCTGATGCTGGTGACCAATCGGGGCATCATCATTCGCCAGCGGGTAAACGATATCTCGATTCAGTCACGGCCTGCTACGGGAGTGCGCTTGCAGCGGCTGGATGGGGAGGATGCGATCGCAGCTGTGGCCGTCGTACCCCCAGCCCTCCAGGTCGAAGGGCTGGACGACGCCCCCGACGACAGAACCGTGGTGGATGTGATTGCGGTTGACCCCGAACTGGCAACCGACGGATCGGCAGAGGAAGAGTAA
- a CDS encoding DUF4079 domain-containing protein — MLDAPDLLRLLHPFLAVTVVMPLIGVAVYFAVQTRQRRLAVANQTKSTIAPVVGKEHVRVGQWLAGAVVGLVLVGLAHPIFKTLARENAWVEDPFRGVFVVAMYAFTLASLVLLYRSSSRLWRGTFATLTGMGLWLLGMQPGVFRRGYEWQVSHFYLGMAAAMLMIFALATLPEIYKSKRWRLVHAALNTVAVLLFISQGITGVRDLLEIPLHWQEPFIYQCDFQNRTC; from the coding sequence ATGCTAGATGCCCCCGATCTGCTCAGACTGCTGCACCCGTTTTTGGCCGTTACGGTAGTGATGCCGCTGATTGGCGTTGCCGTCTATTTTGCGGTGCAGACCCGCCAGCGCCGACTGGCGGTTGCCAACCAAACCAAATCCACCATCGCCCCGGTTGTGGGTAAAGAGCATGTGCGGGTGGGGCAATGGCTGGCGGGGGCCGTGGTCGGCTTGGTGCTGGTGGGCCTGGCGCACCCCATCTTTAAAACCCTTGCCCGCGAAAATGCCTGGGTCGAAGACCCCTTTCGAGGGGTGTTTGTGGTGGCCATGTACGCCTTTACCCTGGCGTCTCTGGTGCTGCTGTATCGATCGAGCAGCCGCCTCTGGCGGGGTACCTTTGCAACCCTGACCGGCATGGGCCTCTGGCTGCTGGGTATGCAGCCGGGGGTGTTTCGGCGCGGCTATGAGTGGCAGGTGTCGCACTTTTATCTGGGTATGGCGGCGGCCATGCTGATGATCTTTGCCCTCGCCACCCTACCCGAAATCTACAAGTCTAAGCGCTGGCGGCTGGTCCACGCTGCCCTCAACACCGTGGCGGTGCTGCTGTTCATCAGCCAGGGAATTACCGGCGTGCGCGATCTGCTCGAAATTCCGCTGCACTGGCAGGAGCCCTTTATCTACCAGTGCGATTTTCAGAATAGGACGTGCTGA
- a CDS encoding glutathione binding-like protein, which translates to MIDLYYWTTPNGHKITIFLEEADVDYTLRPINIGKGDQFHPDFLAIAPNNRIPAIVDHEPADGGAPLSLFESGAILQYLAEKTGQFLPSGVRDRATVMQWLFWQMGGLGPMLGQNHHFSNYAPEKIPYAINRYVKETERLYGVLDMQLKDREFVAGDYSIADMACYPWIVPYEAQQQNLEDFPNLKRWFEAIKARPAVERAYAIAESMRAESTMDDEAKAILFGQGRR; encoded by the coding sequence ATGATCGACCTCTACTACTGGACGACCCCCAACGGCCACAAGATCACCATTTTTCTCGAAGAAGCCGACGTAGACTACACCCTCAGGCCGATCAACATCGGCAAAGGCGATCAGTTTCATCCCGACTTTCTGGCGATCGCCCCCAATAACCGCATCCCGGCCATCGTTGACCACGAGCCCGCCGACGGCGGTGCCCCCCTGAGCCTGTTTGAGTCGGGGGCAATTTTGCAGTACCTGGCCGAGAAGACCGGGCAGTTTTTGCCGTCGGGGGTGCGCGATCGCGCCACCGTCATGCAGTGGCTGTTTTGGCAGATGGGCGGGCTGGGGCCAATGCTGGGCCAAAACCACCACTTCAGCAACTACGCCCCCGAAAAAATTCCCTACGCCATCAACCGCTACGTCAAAGAGACCGAGCGCCTCTACGGCGTGCTGGATATGCAGCTCAAGGACCGCGAGTTTGTCGCCGGCGACTACTCCATCGCCGATATGGCCTGCTACCCCTGGATTGTGCCCTACGAAGCGCAGCAGCAAAACCTGGAGGACTTCCCCAATCTGAAGCGCTGGTTTGAGGCGATCAAAGCGCGGCCAGCGGTGGAGCGGGCCTATGCGATCGCCGAGTCGATGCGGGCCGAGTCAACCATGGACGATGAGGCCAAGGCAATTTTGTTTGGGCAGGGGAGACGGTAG
- a CDS encoding TetR/AcrR family transcriptional regulator → MVPFFKTAPAETDTETKILKAALKLFAKHGYGGTTTRELAQVAGVAEGTLFRHFENKKAILVAVASQGWVEILTDLLTELSEMASYKAIGQVMQRRMLNLQKNSALMRVCFMEAQFHPELREQIQTEVIGKMIDVAEAFFQTAMDRGVYRPMNARMVARVFLGMFTVAGFSQDTLGDEATSPQSMKDLAECLTDIFLNGVLA, encoded by the coding sequence ATGGTGCCTTTCTTTAAAACCGCCCCTGCGGAAACCGATACGGAGACCAAAATTCTTAAAGCAGCCCTAAAGCTATTTGCCAAGCACGGGTACGGGGGCACGACCACCCGCGAGCTAGCCCAGGTGGCCGGAGTGGCCGAGGGCACTTTGTTTCGCCACTTTGAGAATAAAAAAGCGATTCTGGTCGCGGTGGCCAGTCAGGGGTGGGTCGAAATTCTCACCGACCTGCTGACCGAGCTGAGCGAAATGGCCAGCTACAAGGCGATCGGCCAGGTGATGCAGCGGCGCATGCTGAATCTGCAAAAAAACTCGGCGCTGATGCGGGTGTGCTTCATGGAAGCCCAGTTTCACCCCGAGCTGCGGGAGCAGATTCAAACCGAGGTGATCGGCAAAATGATCGACGTGGCCGAGGCCTTTTTTCAAACCGCGATGGATCGCGGCGTCTACCGCCCTATGAATGCCCGCATGGTAGCACGGGTCTTTTTGGGCATGTTCACCGTCGCTGGCTTCAGCCAGGATACCCTGGGCGACGAAGCCACCTCGCCCCAGTCAATGAAAGACCTGGCGGAGTGTTTGACGGATATTTTCTTGAATGGGGTGCTGGCCTAG
- a CDS encoding DUF4168 domain-containing protein — protein MVRFCVAALLIMLAWLTPGAAWAGPSSPLLAQATVVEVADVDTSAPISDTDIDTFAKVYQQVQTLRLQAEREMAKAVEDEGLTIDRFNAIAAVQLDGGAENPDDIAKIAEKAKISPKENKQFQAVVERIIAIRQSAEGDMEKAIEAAELGLDRFNSILARSADDTALQRQISDAIVKQTLAQVKPAS, from the coding sequence ATGGTGAGATTTTGTGTTGCTGCTCTACTCATAATGCTGGCATGGCTGACTCCGGGGGCAGCCTGGGCTGGCCCATCATCCCCGCTGTTGGCCCAGGCTACTGTGGTCGAAGTGGCTGACGTTGACACCAGTGCGCCCATCAGCGACACCGACATTGACACCTTTGCCAAGGTTTACCAGCAGGTGCAAACCCTGCGCCTTCAGGCGGAGCGAGAGATGGCTAAGGCGGTAGAAGACGAAGGGCTGACCATCGATCGGTTCAATGCGATCGCCGCCGTTCAGCTCGACGGTGGAGCCGAAAATCCCGACGATATCGCTAAAATTGCCGAAAAAGCCAAAATTTCTCCGAAAGAAAATAAGCAGTTTCAAGCCGTCGTCGAGCGCATTATTGCCATTCGCCAAAGCGCCGAAGGGGATATGGAAAAAGCCATTGAGGCCGCCGAACTGGGGCTCGATCGCTTCAACAGCATTCTTGCGCGCTCCGCTGACGATACCGCCCTACAGCGGCAGATTAGCGATGCGATCGTGAAGCAAACCCTGGCCCAGGTTAAGCCTGCCTCCTGA
- the fghA gene encoding S-formylglutathione hydrolase, translating to MSLTLHNQHACFGGTVGYYSHRSDACNCEMRFAVYVPPQAQAGPVPVLFYLSGLTCTEDNFTSKAGAQRYAAEHGLMLVAADTSPRGAEVPDETDAWDFGMGAGFYVDATESPWSTHYNMYSYVVEELPTLIAQEFAVRADRMGIFGHSMGGHGALVCGLRNPDLFKSISAFAPIAAPSQCPWGQKAFSGYLGADANRWQAYDATELVKEQAQPNRTILIDQGTADSFLAQHQLLPDVFAAACKAAGQPLVLRMQPGYDHGYFFIASFMADHLRHHADVLTKG from the coding sequence ATGTCCCTCACTCTCCACAACCAACACGCCTGCTTTGGCGGCACGGTGGGCTACTACAGCCACCGGTCGGACGCCTGTAACTGCGAGATGCGCTTCGCGGTGTATGTGCCGCCCCAGGCCCAGGCTGGCCCGGTGCCGGTGCTGTTTTACCTGTCGGGGCTGACCTGCACCGAGGACAATTTCACCAGCAAGGCCGGGGCGCAGCGCTACGCTGCCGAGCACGGACTGATGCTGGTGGCCGCTGACACCAGCCCTCGCGGTGCAGAGGTTCCCGATGAGACCGATGCCTGGGATTTTGGCATGGGGGCCGGGTTTTATGTAGATGCGACAGAGTCGCCCTGGAGCACGCACTACAACATGTATAGCTACGTAGTTGAGGAGTTGCCGACGCTGATTGCTCAGGAATTTGCTGTGCGAGCAGACCGCATGGGCATTTTCGGTCACTCCATGGGCGGTCACGGGGCGCTGGTGTGCGGTCTGCGCAATCCCGATCTATTCAAATCGATCTCGGCCTTTGCGCCGATCGCGGCTCCCTCGCAGTGTCCCTGGGGTCAGAAGGCATTTTCGGGCTATTTGGGAGCCGATGCCAACCGTTGGCAGGCCTACGACGCGACGGAGTTGGTGAAAGAGCAGGCCCAGCCCAATCGCACTATCTTGATTGACCAGGGCACCGCCGATAGTTTTTTGGCGCAGCACCAGCTGCTGCCCGACGTGTTTGCAGCGGCCTGCAAAGCGGCAGGGCAACCCCTGGTGTTGCGGATGCAGCCCGGCTACGATCACGGCTACTTCTTTATCGCCTCCTTTATGGCTGACCACCTGCGCCACCATGCCGATGTGTTGACAAAAGGCTAG
- a CDS encoding S-(hydroxymethyl)glutathione dehydrogenase/class III alcohol dehydrogenase — protein MDVRAAVAHGPGQPLTIETVQLEGPRQGEVLVEIKATGICHTDAYTLSGKDPEGLFPAVLGHEGAGVVAEVGPGVTSLKPGDHVIPLYVPECRQCEYCLSFKTNLCQAIRLTQGRGLMPDGTSRFSLGGEPLFHYMGTSTFSNYTVVPEIALAKIRPDAPFEKVCYIGCGVTTGIGAVINTAKVEPGANVVVFGLGGIGLNVIQGCRMVGANKIIGVDINPGKKALAEKFGMTHFVNPKEVEGDLVPYLVELTGGGADYSFECVGSVTLMRQALECCHKGWGVSVIVGVAAAGEEISTRPFQLVTGRVWKGTAFGGARGRTDVPKIVDWYMNGKINIDDLITHVMPLDEINTAFDLMHRGESIRSVVTF, from the coding sequence GTGGATGTTAGAGCCGCCGTTGCCCATGGCCCAGGCCAGCCCTTAACGATTGAAACCGTTCAGCTTGAAGGCCCCCGCCAGGGCGAAGTGCTGGTCGAAATCAAAGCCACCGGCATTTGCCATACCGATGCCTACACCCTGTCGGGCAAAGACCCCGAAGGGCTGTTTCCGGCGGTGCTGGGCCACGAGGGGGCAGGGGTGGTGGCCGAAGTTGGCCCCGGCGTCACCAGCCTCAAGCCCGGCGACCACGTGATTCCGCTGTACGTGCCCGAGTGTCGCCAGTGCGAGTACTGCCTCAGCTTCAAAACCAACCTCTGCCAGGCCATTCGTCTCACCCAGGGGCGGGGCCTCATGCCCGACGGCACCAGCCGCTTTTCCCTGGGCGGTGAGCCGCTGTTCCACTACATGGGCACCTCCACCTTTTCGAACTATACCGTGGTGCCCGAGATTGCCCTGGCCAAAATTCGCCCCGACGCCCCCTTTGAGAAGGTCTGCTACATCGGCTGCGGCGTTACCACCGGCATTGGCGCGGTGATCAACACCGCTAAGGTGGAGCCCGGTGCCAACGTGGTGGTGTTTGGCCTCGGCGGCATCGGCCTGAATGTGATCCAGGGCTGCCGCATGGTGGGGGCCAACAAAATCATCGGCGTCGATATCAACCCCGGCAAAAAAGCCCTGGCCGAAAAATTCGGCATGACCCACTTCGTCAACCCCAAGGAAGTCGAAGGCGACCTGGTGCCCTACCTGGTGGAGTTAACCGGCGGCGGGGCCGACTACAGCTTTGAGTGCGTCGGCAGTGTGACCCTAATGCGCCAGGCGCTGGAGTGCTGCCACAAGGGCTGGGGCGTGAGCGTAATTGTCGGCGTAGCGGCGGCAGGCGAAGAGATTAGCACCCGCCCCTTTCAGCTGGTGACCGGGCGAGTGTGGAAGGGTACCGCCTTTGGCGGGGCCAGGGGTCGCACCGATGTACCCAAGATTGTCGATTGGTACATGAACGGCAAGATCAACATCGACGACCTGATCACCCACGTCATGCCCCTCGACGAGATCAACACCGCTTTCGATCTCATGCACCGGGGCGAAAGCATCCGCAGCGTGGTGACATTTTAG
- a CDS encoding Tfp pilus assembly protein FimT/FimU has product MTQLVWRLLRPSSAQTRGAGFTLLEGLIVVVIVGLMAAIAAPSLFEFWQQRKINATQDMVYQALRSAQADAMQQRHDRRFSIRERNGRIEWASHPESLPALQVTTWQPLIDGVGLADIDNTLTKAGGIHYTRFDMHGNLKSKAIGEQGTITVAMSGERHTHRCVVVSTVLGAMRKGKGKSRANGDGRFCY; this is encoded by the coding sequence ATGACTCAACTCGTGTGGCGGTTGCTCAGGCCGTCCTCTGCCCAGACCCGTGGGGCTGGGTTTACGCTGCTGGAAGGATTGATTGTGGTGGTAATTGTGGGGCTAATGGCGGCGATCGCCGCCCCCTCTCTCTTTGAATTTTGGCAGCAGCGTAAAATCAACGCTACTCAAGATATGGTGTACCAGGCCCTGCGATCGGCCCAGGCCGATGCCATGCAGCAGCGCCACGATCGCCGCTTCAGCATTCGCGAACGCAACGGACGGATCGAGTGGGCCAGCCATCCCGAATCGCTGCCCGCCCTTCAGGTCACAACCTGGCAACCCTTGATAGACGGAGTAGGGTTGGCTGATATCGACAACACCTTAACGAAGGCCGGAGGCATTCACTACACCAGATTTGACATGCACGGCAACCTGAAGTCGAAAGCGATTGGCGAACAGGGAACTATCACTGTGGCTATGTCTGGGGAACGGCATACCCACCGCTGTGTGGTGGTTTCTACCGTACTTGGAGCTATGCGCAAAGGAAAGGGAAAAAGCCGCGCCAACGGCGACGGACGCTTCTGCTACTGA